One stretch of Streptomyces sp. 135 DNA includes these proteins:
- a CDS encoding helix-turn-helix domain-containing protein, with translation MSRVPGRTPGQAPDLASPSPRSGWLVQMLSEMPETNDRNHVYLGVHVRGPVTVVHGRAQTLLEPNDLVFCDPARQHMLRFGEDCQMIFFRVPRCYLGVTEPELNQVLGVPVRGGEGIGALASDFLTALAAKAEFRRSTVGDRRARTAVHLLSVLVMELLEADTTDEAEDASGAANEMLSRIHGYIEEHLMDPDLSPESIARAHHISVRYLQKLFQNDGSTVSHWVRRRRLEFCRLELGRSNRRITMAAVAHRWGFSSPSHFSRTFRGAYGMSPSEWQALATSAFTTTAGAQDERRR, from the coding sequence ATGTCTCGTGTGCCCGGACGGACGCCCGGACAAGCGCCCGATCTGGCCTCACCCTCCCCGCGCTCGGGGTGGCTGGTCCAGATGCTCTCCGAGATGCCGGAGACGAACGACCGGAACCATGTCTACCTCGGCGTCCATGTCCGCGGGCCCGTCACCGTCGTCCACGGGCGCGCCCAGACCCTGCTGGAACCGAACGACCTGGTCTTCTGCGACCCGGCCCGACAGCACATGCTGCGGTTCGGCGAGGACTGCCAGATGATCTTCTTCCGGGTGCCCCGCTGCTATCTGGGCGTCACCGAGCCGGAACTGAACCAGGTGCTCGGCGTGCCCGTACGCGGCGGGGAGGGGATCGGGGCGCTGGCGTCCGACTTCCTGACCGCGCTCGCCGCCAAGGCCGAGTTCCGCCGGTCCACGGTCGGGGACCGGCGTGCCCGGACGGCCGTACACCTCCTCTCCGTCCTGGTGATGGAGCTCCTCGAAGCGGACACGACGGACGAGGCCGAGGACGCGTCCGGGGCCGCCAACGAGATGCTGTCCCGCATCCACGGCTACATCGAAGAACACCTGATGGACCCGGACCTCTCACCGGAGTCGATCGCACGCGCCCACCACATCTCCGTCCGGTACCTGCAGAAGCTCTTCCAGAACGACGGCAGCACGGTGAGCCACTGGGTGCGGCGGCGCAGGCTCGAGTTCTGTCGGCTCGAACTGGGCCGCTCCAACCGGAGGATCACCATGGCCGCGGTGGCACACCGCTGGGGCTTCAGCAGCCCCTCGCACTTCAGCCGCACGTTCCGCGGGGCTTACGGCATGAGTCCCAGCGAATGGCAGGCGCTGGCGACGTCGGCCTTCACGACGACTGCCGGCGCACAGGACGAGCGAAGGCGCTGA
- a CDS encoding MFS transporter: MSSVVRLPAHRSPAANRAGAEERTRWWALLVVLAAVFMTTLDFFIVNAVAPAARRDLDAGRTAMQAVLVGYGLAYAIGLITAGRLGDLYGPRRVFVVGLALFTGASAACGLATGPGFLVAARIAQGLAAALMAPQVLALIGRMFPGADRSRAFAWYGATVGIAGTGGQAVGGLLLAADLGGLGWRACFLINLPLGLLALAMARLLPADATGTGAASEDGIRGLDPLGAVLSAAGLLALVLPLVSGRESGWPLWTWMSLGLSLPLLTGFASHQRRRITAGHSPLLDPALFRDPGFTRGVVCVALLFGGSAGLTFVLSLFLQEGRGMSPVTAGVVGVALNASFFAASTQTGRLTGRLGNRITVLGGTVLAAGFALIGWSASSVGATGLPVGLITGLAVTGTGMGLLMAPLTAAALAGVRAHLTGMAAGVLGTAQETAGVLGIAVTGLVFFHRLSPGGAAAPQAGAAAWLDAFRTVMTVLAVTALAIAAITAAAIRRHAVPDTRWTGPEGPSPALAAPANGPGPGPALRSAPVLVPAPAAGGAEPEAAARPVSAAAGTPPAAGTGSEPSRRPAVPPSPCDRAHVDHIADTGSAFLRWRPAPIRR; the protein is encoded by the coding sequence ATGTCGTCGGTCGTACGCCTCCCCGCCCACCGCAGCCCGGCCGCGAACCGCGCCGGAGCCGAGGAAAGGACCCGCTGGTGGGCCCTGCTCGTGGTGCTCGCCGCGGTGTTCATGACGACGCTCGACTTCTTCATCGTCAACGCGGTGGCGCCGGCGGCCCGGCGCGACCTGGACGCGGGGCGCACCGCCATGCAGGCGGTGCTCGTCGGGTACGGCCTCGCGTACGCCATCGGCCTCATCACCGCGGGACGGCTCGGGGACCTGTACGGGCCGCGGCGGGTGTTCGTGGTGGGACTCGCGCTGTTCACGGGCGCCTCGGCGGCGTGCGGGCTGGCCACGGGGCCGGGATTCCTCGTGGCGGCGCGGATCGCGCAGGGCCTGGCCGCCGCGTTGATGGCACCTCAGGTCCTCGCGCTGATCGGCCGCATGTTCCCCGGGGCCGACCGGTCGCGGGCCTTCGCCTGGTACGGGGCGACCGTGGGGATCGCCGGCACCGGCGGGCAGGCCGTAGGCGGGCTGCTGCTGGCGGCGGACCTGGGCGGGCTCGGGTGGCGGGCCTGTTTCCTCATCAACCTGCCACTGGGGCTGCTGGCGCTGGCGATGGCCCGGTTGCTGCCGGCGGATGCGACGGGGACTGGGGCGGCTTCCGAGGACGGGATACGCGGGCTCGACCCGCTCGGGGCGGTGCTGTCCGCGGCCGGGCTGCTGGCGCTGGTGCTGCCACTGGTTTCCGGCCGCGAGTCCGGGTGGCCACTCTGGACGTGGATGAGCCTCGGCCTGTCCCTGCCGCTCCTCACGGGGTTCGCCTCGCACCAGCGGCGCCGGATCACGGCGGGGCACAGCCCGCTGCTGGACCCGGCACTCTTCCGGGACCCCGGCTTCACCCGGGGCGTGGTCTGCGTGGCCCTGCTGTTCGGAGGGTCGGCGGGGCTGACGTTCGTGCTGTCCCTCTTCCTCCAGGAGGGCCGGGGCATGTCACCGGTGACGGCGGGCGTGGTCGGCGTCGCGCTCAACGCCTCCTTCTTCGCGGCGTCCACGCAGACGGGCCGCCTCACCGGCCGGCTCGGCAACCGGATCACCGTCCTCGGCGGGACGGTCCTCGCGGCGGGCTTCGCCCTGATCGGCTGGTCCGCCTCCTCCGTCGGCGCCACGGGGCTGCCCGTGGGGCTGATCACCGGACTCGCCGTGACCGGTACCGGCATGGGACTGCTCATGGCCCCCCTGACGGCGGCCGCGCTGGCGGGCGTGCGGGCGCACCTGACCGGCATGGCGGCCGGTGTCCTGGGCACGGCCCAGGAGACCGCGGGCGTCCTCGGCATCGCTGTCACGGGGCTCGTCTTCTTCCACCGCCTCTCCCCCGGCGGCGCCGCAGCCCCACAGGCGGGGGCTGCGGCCTGGCTGGACGCCTTCCGCACGGTGATGACCGTCCTGGCCGTCACCGCCCTGGCGATCGCCGCGATCACCGCTGCCGCCATCCGCCGCCACGCGGTTCCGGACACCAGGTGGACCGGCCCTGAGGGCCCGTCACCCGCCCTCGCGGCGCCGGCCAACGGGCCGGGCCCCGGGCCCGCGCTCCGGTCCGCACCGGTCTTGGTGCCCGCCCCGGCCGCCGGCGGTGCGGAACCAGAAGCTGCGGCCCGCCCCGTATCGGCCGCTGCGGGCACACCCCCCGCCGCGGGTACGGGCTCGGAACCGTCGCGCCGCCCCGCCGTCCCGCCCAGCCCTTGCGATCGGGCGCATGTCGATCACATCGCCGATACCGGTTCTGCGTTCCTCCGATGGCGCCCTGCTCCGATTCGACGGTGA
- a CDS encoding MFS transporter has translation MSRASRTNRTSQATDVGSQDLADRTGSAPDPRRWLALTLLVASFFMVIVDSQIVMLALPAIESELGFAAGGVQWVMSAYLLSFGGLLMFGGRTADLLGGRRMFLLGTALFGIASVLCGLAWTDEVLITARVVQGVAAAVMTPTAMAVLMHTFAEGPERNKALGIWTGIGAFGATAALLIGGPITDGLGWEWIFYINVPVVAAVLFFGPRLLKETPVRPGRRRFDPAGAITITAAIALLVYAVSEAPLAGWGSGQTIWMLVASAAFLVVFTVIESKSQAPLIPLRIFRSPTVVGGNLLMLIVAMAVYGGALITSLYAQQVLGYSAVKFGLSTAVYALMSIIGANVSARLVAKVGYKPIAVVGMALLSGGLLLLTQIDPNGGYWSDLFFGLVIFGSGIGSTNVAASIASLTGAKPEESGLVSGINNAVFQIGAALGIAIASSVAFAHTTGTDAAGLNEGFQAGFLATAVFAMVGLVTALLLLLSRKPAQPPVAAGDGASAEAQKVHVPAGH, from the coding sequence ATGTCTCGCGCATCCCGTACCAACCGAACGAGCCAGGCCACGGACGTCGGGTCGCAGGACCTGGCGGACCGTACCGGCTCGGCTCCCGACCCGCGCCGCTGGCTGGCGCTCACCTTGCTGGTCGCCTCGTTCTTCATGGTGATCGTCGACTCACAGATCGTCATGCTCGCGCTGCCTGCCATCGAGTCGGAGCTCGGCTTCGCGGCCGGCGGCGTCCAGTGGGTGATGAGCGCCTACCTGCTGAGCTTCGGCGGCCTGTTGATGTTCGGCGGACGCACGGCCGACCTGCTCGGCGGTCGCAGGATGTTCCTGCTCGGCACGGCGTTGTTCGGCATCGCCTCGGTGCTGTGCGGTCTGGCGTGGACCGACGAGGTCCTCATCACCGCCCGTGTCGTCCAGGGTGTGGCCGCCGCCGTCATGACGCCGACCGCCATGGCCGTTTTGATGCACACCTTCGCCGAGGGCCCGGAGCGCAACAAGGCGCTGGGCATCTGGACCGGCATCGGCGCCTTCGGTGCCACCGCCGCCCTCCTCATCGGTGGTCCCATCACCGATGGCCTGGGCTGGGAGTGGATCTTCTACATCAACGTGCCGGTCGTCGCCGCGGTCCTCTTCTTCGGCCCGCGCCTGCTGAAGGAGACCCCGGTCCGCCCCGGCCGCCGCCGCTTCGACCCGGCCGGCGCCATCACCATCACCGCCGCCATCGCGCTCTTGGTGTACGCGGTCTCCGAGGCCCCGCTCGCCGGCTGGGGCAGCGGTCAGACCATCTGGATGCTGGTCGCCTCCGCGGCGTTCCTGGTCGTCTTCACCGTCATCGAGAGCAAGTCGCAGGCTCCGCTGATCCCGCTGCGGATCTTCCGCTCCCCTACGGTCGTCGGCGGCAACCTCCTGATGCTCATCGTCGCCATGGCGGTCTACGGCGGTGCGCTCATCACCTCGCTCTACGCCCAGCAGGTGCTCGGCTACAGCGCGGTCAAGTTCGGTCTGAGCACCGCGGTCTACGCCCTGATGTCGATCATCGGCGCGAACGTCAGCGCCCGGCTCGTCGCGAAGGTCGGCTACAAGCCGATCGCCGTCGTCGGTATGGCCCTGCTCTCCGGCGGCCTGCTCCTGCTCACGCAGATCGACCCGAACGGCGGCTACTGGAGCGACCTGTTCTTCGGCCTGGTCATCTTCGGCTCCGGTATCGGCTCCACCAACGTGGCCGCCTCGATCGCCTCGCTGACGGGCGCCAAGCCGGAGGAGTCCGGTCTGGTCTCCGGCATCAACAACGCGGTCTTCCAGATCGGAGCCGCGCTCGGTATCGCCATCGCCTCCTCGGTGGCCTTCGCCCACACCACCGGTACGGACGCCGCCGGCCTCAACGAAGGGTTCCAGGCCGGGTTCCTGGCCACCGCGGTCTTCGCGATGGTCGGCCTGGTCACCGCCCTGCTCCTGCTGCTGAGCCGCAAGCCGGCCCAGCCGCCGGTCGCCGCCGGTGACGGCGCCTCTGCCGAGGCGCAGAAGGTCCACGTCCCAGCCGGTCACTGA
- a CDS encoding alpha/beta hydrolase, with translation MTNPTVVLVHGAFADATGWIGVISELRNSGIPVIAPSNPLRGLTSDAAYLTSVLAQVEGPAVLVGHSYGGALITVAGAAENVVGLVYVAAYVPHEGESLGQLQGGFPESPLTGSLKAWTYPLLDGDSGVEVTIEETAFPSVFAADVPESIAAVLATAQRPLATAAFTETASAAAWRTKPSWALVAGADRTISPEVQRFGAARAGAVVVELPGASHAVLLSEPTQVADLIRDAVRAAS, from the coding sequence ATGACCAACCCCACCGTCGTCCTCGTGCACGGTGCCTTCGCCGACGCGACAGGCTGGATAGGCGTCATCTCGGAACTGCGGAACAGCGGTATCCCGGTGATCGCTCCGTCGAACCCGCTGCGGGGCCTGACCTCGGACGCCGCCTACCTCACCTCTGTCCTGGCACAGGTCGAAGGCCCCGCCGTACTCGTCGGCCACTCGTACGGCGGTGCGCTGATCACCGTGGCCGGCGCCGCGGAGAACGTCGTGGGGCTCGTATACGTGGCCGCCTACGTGCCCCACGAGGGCGAGAGCCTCGGCCAGCTCCAAGGAGGCTTTCCCGAGTCCCCGCTGACGGGCAGCCTGAAGGCGTGGACCTACCCGCTCCTTGACGGCGACTCCGGAGTCGAGGTCACCATCGAGGAGACGGCCTTTCCCTCCGTGTTCGCGGCGGACGTGCCCGAGAGTATCGCCGCCGTCCTGGCAACGGCCCAGCGCCCACTCGCCACGGCCGCCTTTACCGAGACCGCGTCCGCGGCGGCGTGGCGGACCAAACCGTCCTGGGCCCTGGTGGCCGGGGCGGACCGCACGATCAGCCCCGAGGTCCAGCGCTTCGGCGCCGCACGGGCCGGCGCCGTAGTCGTCGAACTTCCGGGCGCCTCCCACGCCGTCCTCCTCTCCGAGCCCACACAGGTCGCCGACCTGATCAGGGACGCGGTACGGGCGGCGAGCTGA